The Candidatus Omnitrophota bacterium genome includes a window with the following:
- a CDS encoding cupin domain-containing protein, with protein sequence MENKTKRFEVRRLEAIEKEKSTCGWRQRLFSTGDDSPAFFHLVRIHASKQHYHKRATEFYYVLEGEGIMTVDGESFPIRPGTMVKLDPGSIHSSEGDHLVLVCGVPDIAEDDIFFP encoded by the coding sequence ATGGAAAATAAAACCAAGCGTTTCGAAGTGCGGCGGCTGGAGGCGATCGAGAAGGAAAAAAGCACGTGCGGTTGGCGGCAGCGTTTGTTCAGCACGGGCGACGATTCTCCCGCCTTTTTCCATCTTGTGCGCATCCACGCCTCGAAGCAGCATTACCATAAGCGGGCGACGGAGTTCTATTACGTCCTCGAAGGCGAGGGAATCATGACCGTCGACGGCGAATCCTTCCCCATCCGCCCCGGAACCATGGTCAAACTCGATCCCGGCTCCATCCACTCCAGCGAGGGGGATCATTTAGTTTTGGTCTGCGGCGTGCCTGATATCGCCGAGGATGATATTTTCTTTCCGTGA
- a CDS encoding sugar phosphate isomerase/epimerase, with protein sequence MKREEMLTRRGFLSASGAAAFAVGLPKGNAHGEEASAPKDRFCGLKVGIASYSTREFTLDQTIEMAKRLDVRYLTLKDFHLKMDTTAEERNEAARKIKDAGLVLMGGGVIYMKNDEKQVRNAFEYARDAGMPVIVGAPDIDALPLVEKMVNEFDIKVAIHNHGPGDNKYPSPLDAYRCALPYDKRIGLCIDIGHSVRWGDNEIEVIRAVKDRLYDFHIKDVSARAKEGKMIEIGRGVIDIPGVLKTLMEIGFTGHVALEYEKESKDPLPGMAESFGYLRGVLAVL encoded by the coding sequence AAGAGAGAAGAAATGTTAACGCGCCGCGGATTTCTAAGCGCATCCGGCGCGGCGGCTTTTGCCGTTGGACTGCCGAAGGGAAACGCGCATGGCGAAGAAGCCTCGGCGCCGAAAGACCGTTTTTGCGGCTTGAAAGTGGGAATCGCTTCCTATTCGACGAGGGAATTTACGCTTGATCAGACCATCGAAATGGCGAAGCGATTGGATGTACGCTATCTGACGCTGAAAGATTTTCATTTGAAGATGGATACAACGGCGGAGGAGCGCAATGAGGCGGCTAGGAAGATCAAGGATGCCGGACTCGTTCTCATGGGCGGCGGCGTGATTTATATGAAAAACGATGAAAAGCAGGTGCGCAACGCCTTCGAATACGCCCGCGACGCGGGGATGCCCGTCATCGTAGGCGCACCCGATATCGACGCCTTGCCTCTTGTTGAAAAAATGGTGAATGAATTCGATATCAAAGTCGCGATCCACAATCACGGCCCCGGTGACAATAAATATCCTTCGCCTCTCGATGCCTACCGTTGCGCGCTGCCTTACGACAAGCGCATCGGCCTTTGCATCGATATCGGCCATTCCGTCCGTTGGGGAGACAATGAGATCGAAGTCATCCGCGCCGTTAAGGATCGTCTTTACGATTTTCACATCAAGGACGTATCCGCCCGCGCGAAAGAAGGGAAAATGATCGAGATCGGCCGCGGCGTCATCGATATTCCCGGCGTATTAAAAACGCTGATGGAAATCGGCTTTACAGGCCATGTGGCGTTAGAATACGAAAAAGAGTCGAAGGATCCGCTGCCGGGAATGGCGGAATCGTTCGGCTATTTGCGGGGAGTTCTCGCCGTTCTTTAG
- a CDS encoding beta-L-arabinofuranosidase domain-containing protein has translation MSIWKWKMALVLPVCVVLASFAADLKSGAGIDRGAATCRIDYKIQPAVSLKALPFDLEDVRLLDGPFKKAMELDGEYLLQLEADRLLAGYRENAGLEPKGKKYGGWELQSIAGHSLGHYLTACALMYASTGDERFRERVVYIVKELDECQDERGYVAAIPEGKRIFAEVAAGNIRSAGFDLNGGWVPWYNLHKLLAGLLDAQRYGGEAKALNIAVKLGDWAIGVTSGLNEEQFQKMLACEHGGMNESLAELYARTGEEKYLVLSRRFHHKAMLDPLAEHQDCLPGRHANTQIPKIIGVALRHEYTGDERDKTIAEYFWDTVAHHHSYVIGGNSDHEHFGQPDKLSDRLSDDTAETCNTYNMLKLTRHLFGWSASAPYADYYERALYNHILASQNPDDGMMCYFIPLRAGGAKTYSTPFDSFWCCVGTGMENHAKYGDSIYFHGADGLYVNLFIPSILTWREMGMTVRQETRYPEEDAIRLSISCKQPVKTPIHIRHPRWAEAGMKILCNGSALAIDSQPGSYAAIDRTWKDGDRLEITIPMSLRLEAMPDNSKRAAIAYGPLVLAGDLGAITEKASDDGGDAAHVPVLLTEAAAPEQWMQSIPGSNLSFKTKGVGRPNDVELIPFYRMHHRRYAVYWDFYTEADWNKRQVEIQTEQKRLRELEARTVDVLRIGEMQPERDHNLQGEKTSAGELNGRKWRHAADGGWFSFEMKIKANAPQELACTYWGGDSGARRFDILVDGVKIAEQTLQNNQPGKFYDEIYALPLELVRGKEKITVRLQAHPRAMAGGLFGCRVLMNDE, from the coding sequence ATGTCAATCTGGAAATGGAAAATGGCGCTGGTTTTGCCTGTATGCGTTGTTCTGGCTTCCTTCGCGGCGGACTTGAAGAGCGGCGCGGGGATTGATAGGGGGGCTGCGACTTGCCGCATCGATTACAAAATCCAGCCCGCCGTCTCGCTGAAGGCGCTGCCTTTCGATTTGGAGGATGTGCGTCTGCTCGACGGTCCCTTCAAGAAGGCGATGGAGTTGGATGGGGAATACCTGCTGCAACTCGAAGCCGACAGGCTGCTGGCGGGCTACCGCGAGAACGCGGGGCTGGAGCCAAAAGGCAAGAAATACGGCGGCTGGGAATTGCAGAGCATCGCCGGCCATTCGCTGGGGCATTATCTTACGGCCTGCGCGCTGATGTACGCCTCCACCGGCGACGAACGCTTTCGCGAACGCGTCGTCTATATTGTGAAGGAATTAGATGAGTGCCAGGACGAGAGGGGCTACGTCGCCGCCATTCCCGAAGGCAAGCGCATCTTCGCTGAAGTGGCGGCGGGGAATATCCGCTCGGCGGGCTTCGATCTCAACGGCGGCTGGGTGCCGTGGTACAACCTGCATAAGTTGCTGGCGGGGCTGTTGGACGCGCAGCGCTATGGCGGGGAGGCCAAGGCGCTGAACATCGCCGTCAAATTGGGGGATTGGGCCATCGGCGTTACATCCGGCCTTAACGAGGAGCAGTTCCAAAAAATGTTGGCCTGCGAGCACGGCGGCATGAACGAATCGTTGGCCGAACTCTACGCGCGGACGGGGGAGGAAAAATATCTAGTCTTGTCGCGCCGCTTCCATCATAAGGCGATGCTCGATCCCCTGGCCGAGCATCAAGACTGCCTGCCGGGACGTCACGCCAATACCCAAATTCCCAAAATCATCGGCGTCGCTCTGCGGCATGAATATACCGGCGACGAGCGGGATAAAACCATCGCCGAATATTTTTGGGATACGGTCGCGCATCATCATTCCTACGTCATCGGCGGCAACAGCGATCACGAACATTTCGGGCAGCCGGACAAACTTTCCGACCGGTTGAGCGACGATACCGCCGAGACCTGCAACACCTACAATATGCTGAAACTCACGCGGCATTTGTTCGGCTGGAGCGCCTCGGCTCCGTATGCGGATTACTACGAACGGGCGCTCTATAACCACATTCTCGCTTCGCAAAATCCCGATGACGGCATGATGTGCTATTTCATCCCGCTGCGGGCGGGCGGAGCCAAAACCTATTCCACGCCCTTCGATTCCTTCTGGTGCTGCGTGGGGACGGGCATGGAGAATCACGCCAAATACGGCGACAGCATCTATTTCCACGGCGCGGACGGTTTATATGTGAACCTATTTATTCCTTCCATCCTGACCTGGAGAGAGATGGGAATGACGGTTCGCCAGGAGACGCGCTATCCGGAAGAGGATGCGATCCGCCTAAGCATTTCCTGCAAGCAGCCGGTGAAAACGCCGATCCATATTCGCCATCCGCGATGGGCCGAGGCGGGAATGAAGATTCTGTGCAATGGCAGCGCCCTGGCTATCGACAGTCAGCCGGGCAGTTACGCCGCGATCGATAGAACATGGAAAGACGGCGACCGGCTGGAGATCACGATTCCTATGAGTCTGCGGCTGGAGGCTATGCCGGACAATTCCAAGCGGGCAGCCATTGCTTATGGCCCGCTGGTTCTCGCAGGCGATCTGGGGGCGATAACGGAGAAGGCCTCCGATGATGGCGGGGATGCCGCCCATGTTCCGGTATTGCTAACGGAAGCGGCGGCGCCGGAGCAATGGATGCAATCCATCCCAGGTTCAAATTTATCCTTTAAAACCAAAGGCGTGGGACGGCCAAACGATGTCGAGTTGATTCCCTTCTATCGGATGCACCATCGCCGTTACGCCGTTTATTGGGATTTCTATACGGAAGCGGATTGGAACAAGCGGCAAGTGGAAATCCAAACCGAACAAAAGCGGTTGCGCGAATTGGAAGCGCGTACGGTTGATGTTCTGCGCATCGGCGAAATGCAGCCCGAACGCGATCATAACTTGCAAGGCGAAAAAACGTCGGCGGGCGAATTAAACGGCCGCAAATGGCGTCATGCGGCGGACGGCGGCTGGTTCTCCTTCGAGATGAAAATTAAGGCGAATGCACCGCAGGAATTAGCCTGCACGTATTGGGGCGGCGATTCCGGCGCCCGCCGGTTCGATATTTTAGTGGATGGCGTCAAGATTGCCGAACAGACGCTGCAAAACAACCAGCCGGGGAAATTCTACGACGAGATCTACGCTCTTCCGCTCGAACTTGTGCGCGGGAAAGAGAAAATCACCGTGCGGCTGCAGGCGCATCCCCGCGCCATGGCGGGCGGCTTGTTCGGATGCCGCGTACTGATGAATGATGAATGA
- the murJ gene encoding murein biosynthesis integral membrane protein MurJ gives MKKTDSLLRSTSLFSLATLISRVLGVARDSSIAACLPRVWQDIFWAGIKIPSTFRQLFAEGSLSAAFIPLLSGVIEKEGEDKARETAHAIFNLLALVVSVVILAAILLAPWIVPYILAFPSEKTADCVIADWRVGAGVQVTQIMFPFLFFVALAAWAMGVLNTHRRFFMPAVASSFFNVCVVAGAVTGAAVFHLADMPMMWYMGGAVIFGGFLQFAVQLPQARQLRYFPPKAVSPFHPKVKIFLRMLAPTVFGLAIYQINALITQTYFASKFGEGGISITQYAFRLIQFPLGIIGVALATASFPQIAQQIAQEKHAQAARTLTEVMKYLLLLMIPAAVGLIALGRDINGVIYDHGEFHKSAWLEPTVQVLNFYCLGLFFYAVVQALVRTSQAHRDFRTPVYSGAAGVIVNIALCKIFVDEGMPLWSLALASSIASGVNSLYLLISLRRRMEHFLILPLAAYALRVLLASALMGLACALFAAYFPIAGGTFARFTIRVVLGIGLGLGVYGLCGWFLFRDELKRLLKMQ, from the coding sequence ATGAAAAAAACGGATTCCCTGCTTCGTTCCACTAGCCTATTCAGCCTGGCTACCTTGATCTCGCGGGTGTTGGGGGTGGCGCGCGATTCCAGCATCGCCGCTTGCCTGCCCAGGGTTTGGCAAGATATTTTTTGGGCGGGAATTAAAATCCCTAGCACGTTCCGCCAACTCTTCGCGGAAGGCTCGCTTTCAGCGGCATTTATCCCGCTGCTATCGGGAGTGATTGAAAAAGAGGGAGAAGACAAAGCGCGGGAAACGGCTCATGCCATCTTCAATTTATTGGCGTTGGTCGTATCGGTTGTCATTCTCGCCGCTATTCTCCTGGCGCCTTGGATTGTGCCTTATATCCTCGCATTCCCTTCCGAGAAAACAGCGGACTGCGTCATTGCCGACTGGCGCGTTGGGGCGGGAGTGCAGGTTACGCAGATTATGTTCCCCTTTCTTTTCTTCGTAGCCTTGGCGGCGTGGGCGATGGGGGTATTGAATACGCATCGCCGTTTTTTCATGCCCGCCGTCGCTTCTTCGTTCTTTAACGTCTGCGTCGTTGCGGGCGCTGTTACCGGCGCGGCGGTCTTCCATCTCGCAGACATGCCAATGATGTGGTACATGGGAGGCGCCGTCATCTTCGGCGGCTTTTTGCAATTCGCCGTCCAATTGCCCCAGGCGCGTCAGTTGCGTTATTTCCCTCCCAAGGCGGTTTCGCCCTTCCATCCCAAGGTGAAAATTTTTCTGCGCATGTTGGCGCCCACCGTTTTCGGTTTGGCTATCTACCAAATCAACGCCCTCATTACTCAAACCTATTTCGCCTCCAAATTCGGCGAGGGCGGCATTTCCATTACGCAATACGCTTTCCGCCTCATCCAATTTCCTCTCGGCATAATCGGCGTAGCGTTGGCGACGGCGTCTTTTCCACAAATTGCTCAACAGATCGCCCAAGAAAAACACGCCCAAGCTGCCCGCACCCTGACGGAAGTAATGAAATATCTTCTGCTATTGATGATACCCGCCGCCGTAGGATTGATCGCATTAGGCCGCGATATTAACGGCGTTATTTACGATCATGGCGAATTTCACAAAAGCGCCTGGTTGGAACCAACCGTGCAAGTATTGAATTTTTACTGCCTGGGATTGTTCTTCTACGCTGTTGTGCAAGCGTTGGTGAGAACATCGCAAGCGCACCGCGATTTCCGCACGCCCGTTTATTCCGGCGCGGCGGGCGTCATCGTTAACATCGCGTTATGCAAAATCTTCGTGGACGAGGGGATGCCATTATGGTCGTTGGCGTTGGCTTCTTCCATCGCCAGCGGCGTGAATAGCCTCTATCTGCTGATTTCCCTACGGAGGCGCATGGAGCATTTCCTGATTCTTCCCCTCGCCGCCTACGCCCTGCGCGTATTGCTCGCTTCCGCGCTGATGGGATTGGCCTGCGCTCTCTTCGCCGCCTATTTTCCTATCGCGGGAGGAACATTCGCCCGCTTTACGATCCGAGTAGTTCTAGGCATCGGTTTGGGATTGGGAGTTTATGGCCTTTGCGGCTGGTTTTTGTTTAGGGATGAATTGAAAAGATTGTTGAAAATGCAATAA